TGCCAGTGACATGGTTATTTATTTCAGTAATCAATACTTAACCAATAAATCGAATACCATCGCAACAAAAGAATTTTATGATATCATTTCTCAAAATGTCACCTTCAATCAATAAAGGAGATTCATATCAATGGATTTAATACGTTTAATTAATTTAGCAAAAAAAGAACCAAAATCTCTTGAAGAAATGGGTTTAAAATTATCAGAAGAAACTGGAGAAGTAGCTGAAGCCATTTTAAAATATAAAAAATCCAGTGGAAGTCAATACAAATGTGGTACGTTAGATGATTTGAAGGAAGAGTGTGCGGATACTTTACTTGTGGCTCTTTCCCTATATTTTCAATTAGAAGATAGTTCTATAGGTGAGCTAAACAATATCATTAATATAAAAGCTGACAAATGGGAAAAGAATATGAAAATCAAAGATTAGTTGACATAGATACCAAAACTAGCTATAATTTTGCTAAATAAACAAATTGTGAAAGACTAGTATTTATAT
This genomic stretch from Vagococcus sp. CY52-2 harbors:
- a CDS encoding MazG-like family protein, yielding MDLIRLINLAKKEPKSLEEMGLKLSEETGEVAEAILKYKKSSGSQYKCGTLDDLKEECADTLLVALSLYFQLEDSSIGELNNIINIKADKWEKNMKIKD